Proteins from a genomic interval of Gossypium hirsutum isolate 1008001.06 chromosome A09, Gossypium_hirsutum_v2.1, whole genome shotgun sequence:
- the LOC107891586 gene encoding lysosomal Pro-X carboxypeptidase produces MVKVLEQTNSYFYSSFCEHSFGRKILSKIRITIYMSNCCLDPGVAKTFEAKKTEPNKSCYCFVDKIRAMNYSPKFPVQWVQLMVMILSITLTGIAAGRTDIPRLSPTRGIIMEDPDLLSSAAVSDDLQTFYYPQTLDHFNYQPQSYATFQQRYVMNFKYWGGANNNAPILAYLGAEAPLDGSPTAIGFLNDNAVSFTALLVYIEHRYYGKSIPFGSREEAFKNASTLGYFNSAQAIADYAEIIMHIKNKLRAFYSPVIVVGGSYGGMLASWLRLKYPHVALGALASSAPILYFDKITPRGAYFSVVTKDFREASESCYQTIRNSWSVIDKIASQPNGLSSLSMIFKTCKPLNKSSELKNALENMYASAAQYDSPPRYPVTVVCRGIDGANEKQDILSKIFAGVVAYRGNRSCYINPPTNESETTVGWRWQTCSEMVIPIGIGNRTMFQPEPFDLNSFIQQCKTIFGVPPRPHWVTSYYGGHDIKLILQRFGSNIIFSNGLRDPYSQGGVLENISESILAVKTVNGSHCLDILAQNASDPEWLVKQRQTEVEIMKGWIAQYYADLKAMLFKQ; encoded by the exons ATGGTCAAAGTTTTAGAGCAAACAAATTCTTATTTCTACTCATCTTTTTGTGAGCATTCTTTTGGGAGGAAAATACTAAGTAAAATCCGTATTACTATATATATGAGCAATTGTTGTTTGGACCCTGGCGTTGCGAAAACCTTCGAAGCTAAAAAAACAGAGCCTAACAAATCATGCTACTGTTTCGTAGATAAAATAAGAGCAATGAACTATTCTCCTAAATTTCCAGTCCAATGGGTTCAACTCATGGTTATGATTCTTTCAATCACATTGACTGGCATCGCTGCCGGCCGGACCGACATTCCGAGGCTTAGTCCGACGAGAGGAATAATCATGGAAGACCCAGACCTTTTATCTTCGGCAGCAGTTTCAGATGATCTTCAAACTTTCTATTACCCTCAAACACTTGATCACTTCAACTACCAACCTCAAAGCTACGCCACTTTCCAACAAAGATACGTCATGAATTTCAAATATTGGGGCGGAGCAAACAACAATGCGCCAATTTTAGCCTATCTCGGAGCGGAGGCGCCTCTTGACGGTTCTCCTACCGCAATCGGTTTTCTCAATGATAATGCCGTCAGCTTCACTGCTCTACTCGTCTACATTGAG CATCGATACTATGGGAAATCAATACCATTTGGATCGAGAGAAGAAGCCTTTAAAAATGCAAGCACTTTAGGGTATTTCAACTCTGCACAAGCTATAGCTGACTATGCAGAAATCATCATGCATATCAAGAACAAACTTCGTGCTTTTTATTCTCCGGTCATCGTTGTTGGAGGATCCTATGGAGGAA TGCTTGCTTCATGGTTACGTTTAAAGTATCCTCATGTTGCTTTGGGAGCTTTGGCCTCATCAGCTCCAATTCTTTACTTCGACAAAATTACACCAAGGGGAGCTTACTTTTCAGTCGTCACTAAGGATTTTAGG GAAGCGAGTGAGAGCTGCTACCAAACCATACGAAATTCGTGGTCTGTAATCGACAAAATTGCTTCCCAACCCAATGGTCTTTCATCCCTCAGCATGATATTCAAAACTTGCAA ACCTCTGAACAAATCTTCAGAGCTAAAAAACGCGTTGGAGAATATGTATGCCTCAGCAGCACAATATGATAGCCCCCCACGATATCCAGTAACGGTGGTATGTAGAGGAATCGATGGAGCAAATGAAAAGCAGGATATTCTTAGTAAGATTTTTGCAGGCGTTGTTGCTTATAGAGGGAATCGTTCTTGCTATATTAATCCACCAACCAATGAATCCGAAACAACTGTAGGATGGAGATGGCAG acatgcAGTGAAATGGTGATACCCATAGGCATCGGGAACAGGACGATGTTCCAACCTGAGCCGTTCGACCTAAACAGCTTTATACAACAATGCAAGACAATCTTTGGTGTTCCTCCTCGCCCTCATTGGGTCACTTCTTACTACGGTGGCcat GATATAAAACTTATTCTCCAAAGATTTGGTAGCAACATCATATTTTCAAATGGTTTGCGAGATCCTTACAGTCAGGGCGG GGTTCTGGAAAATATTTCAGAAAGTATTCTTGCTGTAAAAACTGTAaatg GATCTCATTGCTTGGATATACTTGCACAAAATGCAAGCGATCCAGAATGGCTGGTGAAGCAACGACAAACAGAGGTAGAGATTATGAAAGGATGGATAGCTCAGTACTATGCTGATCTCAAAGCCATGCTATTTAAACAATAG